In Tubulanus polymorphus chromosome 2, tnTubPoly1.2, whole genome shotgun sequence, a single window of DNA contains:
- the LOC141899149 gene encoding neuropeptide F receptor-like, translated as MTSLADLLKQNSSGGLRFNFSDETAIGIFLEMDQHRHWFDRTTEILLILAYTLLIVFGASGNGLVCFVVARNPHMRTPRNIFIINLAISDLTLCLFTQPFNLVKLLFKEWALGVFMCKFVSMAQGTNVFVSTISITAIALDRFQVIVYPTKDNMKKVGAAVALICIWWISLLMASPLLIFSQVVPFPPNTGQIKLYDVCIENLDLSYAKGSYSIASMIVQYIVPILIVSIAHAKICNKLKYRMVSSQMSGSLTSPNAIRKKEREARRKRRTNILLLTIALVFVLSWLPINILNILLEYKPDTYRYLDSKLMFAICHLLVLSSACTNPVVYGWLNENFRKEFVSVLCCSCCRRLQRMLKSRDSPDRRENRQQEPQRTCNNPGPRMTDVAYTSANTNGASLVVVLDKPAPLETQSEICQPE; from the coding sequence ATGACGTCACTTGCTGAtcttttaaaacaaaatagtTCCGGAGGATTAAGGTTTAACTTCAGCGATGAAACAGCGATAGGAATATTTCTAGAAATGGACCAGCACCGACACTGGTTTGATAGAACCACAGAAATATTGCTAATTCTTGCTTATACTCTTTTGATAGTATTTGGAGCCTCCGGTAATGGATTAGTGTGTTTTGTGGTGGCCAGAAATCCTCATATGCGGACACCGagaaatatattcatcataaatcTTGCAATATCTGATCTGACACTTTGTTTGTTTACACAGCCTtttaatttggtaaaactGCTTTTCAAAGAATGGGCACTAGGTGTATTTATGTGCAAGTTTGTGTCCATGGCGCAGGGGACAAATGTTTTCGTTTCGACGATTAGCATCACAGCCATTGCCTTAGATCGCTTCCAAGTAATCGTTTACCCGACTAAGGATAACATGAAGAAAGTCGGCGCCGCGGTTGCGTTAATTTGCATATGGTGGATTTCCCTCCTGATGGCCAGCCCATTACTGATATTCAGCCAAGTAGTACCATTTCCACCAAACACTGGTCAAATAAAGCTCTACGATGTTTGTATCGAGAATCTAGACTTATCGTACGCAAAAGGATCGTATTCGATCGCTTCAATGATCGTTCAATACATCGTCCCGATCCTCATAGTTTCGATCGCGCATGCAAAAATTTGCAATAAACTCAAATACAGAATGGTTAGTTCGCAGATGTCCGGATCGTTGACGTCACCGAATGCCATTCGAAAAAAAGAACGCGAAGCAAGACGCAAAAGAAGAACGAATATTCTTCTTTTAACGATAGCACTCGTGTTTGTATTGAGCTGGCTGCCAATTAACATATTGAACATCTTATTGGAATACAAGCCCGATACTTATCGCTACTTGGATTCTAAACTTATGTTCGCTATCTGCCATCTTCTCGTTTTAAGCTCGGCGTGTACAAACCCTGTCGTTTACGGATGGTTGAATGAAAACTTCAGGAAGGAATTTGTCAGCGTATTATGTTGTTCATGTTGCCGGAGGCTTCAAAGGATGCTTAAATCGCGCGATTCGCCCGATCGTCGAGAAAATCGACAACAGGAACCACAACGTACGTGTAACAACCCGGGACCTCGTATGACTGATGTAGCTTATACTTCGGCAAACACCAACGGTGCATCTTTGGTCGTTGTACTAGATAAACCAGCTCCCCTCGAAACTCAATCAGAAATCTGTCAGCCTGAATAA
- the LOC141899152 gene encoding uncharacterized protein LOC141899152, which yields MSWLIRSRKANQVCPSSNGSGASILSSASSMTPSQLDATILDMLNVSHDTGRFVNICEGNPLTSKGKRIQLMKMIMIAMVPLAILLGLTANVFAEMILNHNQIQGLRNVVYFSTEVGHVLNQVQRERDMSALYVSVIGQEGGAESKALLMKQYPTTDIAVVNLSYWPADAVLIKRKSEFQTREMFQNYINLHRYSLDSSNSTLTDELSFYSEIVNVFLEWLIKSVTEVPAGKLWQHVVAYFEILQSKDNFGMERGLGTIFFTQGYFDRLEDYLSFLENQDQANTTFGSARYFSPLVDKFYEHVIANNATFNLLIQTMRAEVRSNNASEVGSIERGKFWHELMSLYLQHLQETQMQLGNSILSLLDAELQEDEIKMAIIASIFALVIIMCPIILNAVYALTSAIQSYSLTLAARTKALNREKRRTDTLLYQMLPKQVADQLKRNEIVDAEIYSEVTIFFSDIVGFTEISARCSPIQVVNMLNSLYTCFDRRIALYDVYKVETIGDAYMVVSGLPNRNGQQHSTEIATMALDLLDHINLLEIPHLPGTIFRLRIGCHMGPVITGVVGKKMPRYCLFGETVSIASKMEALGKPCQVHLSESSYLALNAVGGFVMVKREENVVKGDPVLEDAWRGEQVTYWLMDRQGMARKHVPSYSDDEDFENGSIGGPGTKYASLLGYAKDTISTTSRPLSCTGSSVSAIE from the exons ATGTCGTGGCTGATACGGAGCCGAAAGGCAAACCAAGTTTGCCCTAGCTCTAACGGCAGTGGTGCAAGTATACTATCATCGGCCAGTTCTATGACTCCATCACAACTTGATGCAACTATATTAGACATGCTCAATGTATCCCATGACACCGGCAGATTTGTTAACATTTGCGAAG GTAATCCCCTGACAAGTAAAGGAAAAAGGATCCagctaatgaaaatgataatgattgcTATGGTTCCACTTGCTATATTGCTGGGTCTGACAGCTAATGTATTTGCCGAAATGATTCTGAATCACAATCAGATTCAAGGGCTACGAAatgttgtatatttcagtaCGGAGGTTGGACACGTGCTCAATCAGGTTCAAAGAGAGCGTGATATGAGCGCCTTATACGTTAGCGTTATAGGACAAGAGGGAGGGGCTGAATCTAAGGCTCTATTGATGAAACAGTATCCAACTACCGATATAGCTGTAGTTAATTTATCATACTGGCCCGCGGACGCTGTCCTGATTAAACGAAAATCTGAATTTCAAACAAGGGAAATGTTTCAAAACTATATCAACTTGCATAGATATAGTTTAGATTCATCAAATTCAACACTGACAGACGAATTGTCGTTTTATTCGGAAATTGTCAACGTCTTTCTCGAATGGCTTATCAAATCTGTCACCGAGGTCCCAGCCGGAAAACTATGGCAACACGTCGTCGCTTACTTTGAGATTCTCCAGTCAAAGGACAACTTCGGAATGGAGCGTGGGCTGGGTACTATCTTTTTCACACAAGGCTACTTTGATCGTTTAGAGGACTATCTCAGCTTCTTAGAAAATCAAGATCAAGCAAATACAACTTTCGGATCAGCTCGTTATTTCTCGCCACTCGTTGATAAATTCTACGAGCATGTCATCGCAAACAATGCAACTTTCAACTTATTGATTCAAACAATGAGAGCAGAAGTGCGAAGCAATAACGCGTCGGAGGTCGGATCCATCGAAAGAGGGAAGTTTTGGCACGAGCTTATGTCTTTGTACTTGCAACATCTGCAAGAGACCCAAATGCAGCTTGGTAATAGTATTCTGAGTTTACTAGATGCAGAACTGCAAGAAGATgaaatcaagatggccattATAGCGTCGATTTTCGCCCTTGTGATTATCATGTGTCCCATCATTCTAAATGCAGTGTACGCACTGACTAGCGCCATTCAGAGTTATTCTCTAACATTGGCGGCCAG GACCAAAGCTTTGAATCGAGAAAAAAGGCGCACAGATACACTTCTTTATCAGATGTTACCGAAACAAGTGGCGGATCAGTTGAAACGGAATGAAATCGTCGACGCCGAAATCTATTCGGAAGTAACGATCTTCTTTTCTGATATTGTCGGCTTTACAGAAATCTCCGCGCGATGTTCTCCAATTCAG GTGGTTAATATGCTCAACAGTTTATACACGTGTTTTGATCGAAGAATCGCTTTATATGATGTTTATAAGGTAGAAACAATTGGTGACGCATACATGGTTGTTTCAG GTTTACCGAACAGAAATGGCCAGCAACATTCAACGGAAATTGCTACTATGGCGCTTGATCTTTTAGATCATATCAACCTGCTCGAAATACCGCATTTACCGGGGACGATCTTCCGTTTAAGAATCGGCTGTCATATGG GACCAGTTATCACGGGAGTGGTTGGTAAAAAGATGCCCAGATATTGTCTGTTTGGTGAAACTGTCAGTATTGCCTCAAAAATGGAAGCGCTCGGAAAAC CGTGTCAGGTCCATCTAAGTGAAAGTAGTTACCTGGCGCTCAATGCTGTTGGAGGATTCGTGATGGTCAAACGTGAAGAAAACGTAGTGAAG GGTGACCCGGTATTGGAAGATGCGTGGAGAGGTGAACAAGTGACGTACTGGTTGATGGATAGACAGGGAATGGCACGCAAACATGTACCTTCTTACAGCGACGATGAGGACTTTGAAA ATGGAAGTATCGGAGGCCCTGGCACCAAATACGCATCCTTACTGGGATATGCTAAAGACACGATATCTACGACATCGAGGCCTTTGTCGTGCACGGGAAGTTCTGTCAGTGCTATCGAATGA